Proteins from a genomic interval of Acinonyx jubatus isolate Ajub_Pintada_27869175 chromosome B4, VMU_Ajub_asm_v1.0, whole genome shotgun sequence:
- the SLC2A3 gene encoding solute carrier family 2, facilitated glucose transporter member 3 isoform X3, with product MGTHKVTAPLIFAISIATIGSFQFGYNTGVINAPEMIIKDFLNNTLNNTHNNPRDEVLLTSLWSLAVAIFSVGGMIGSFSVGLFVNRFGRRNSMLIVNLLAVAGGCLMGFCKIAKSVEMLILGRLIIGLFCGLCTGFVPMYIGEISPTALRGAFGTLNQLGIVVGILVAQIFGLKVILGTEELWPLLLGFTIIPAILQSAALPFCPESPRFLLINRKEEENAKDILQRLWGTPDVTQDIQEMKDESARMAQEKQPTVLELFRSPSYQQPIVISIMLQLSQQLSGINAVFYYSTGIFKDAGVEEPIYATIGAGVVNTIFTVVSLFLVERAGRRTLHMIGLGGMAFCSILMTISLLLKDNYNWMSFVCIAAILVFVAFFEIGPGPIPWFIVAELFSQGPRPAAMAVAGCSNWTSNFLVGLLFPSAAFYLGAYVFIIFTGFLVIFLIFTFFKVPETRGRTFEEITRAFEGQAREAVRGEKGPIVEMNSIQPVKETATSV from the exons ATGGGGACACATAAG gtcaCGGCGCCGCTGATCTTTGCCATCTCCATCGCTACGATAGGCTCTTTCCAGTTTGGCTACAACACGGGAGTCATCAATGCTCCCGAGATG ATCATAAAGGACTTTCTCAACAACACCTTGAATAACACACACAACAACCCTCGCGATGAGGTGTTACTCACTTCCCTCTGGTCTTTGGCTGTGGCCATCTTCTCCGTCGGTGGTATGATTGGCTCCTTCTCCGTTGGACTCTTTGTCAACCGCTTTGGCAG GCGCAATTCGATGCTCATCGTCAACCTGTTGGCTGTCGCTGGTGGCTGCCTTATGGGGTTCTGCAAAATAGCCAAGTCGGTTGAAATGCTGATCCTGGGCCGATTGATTATCGGCCTCTTCTGCGGCCTCTGCACAGGTTTTGTGCCCATGTACATTGGCGAGATCTCGCCTACCGCCCTGCGGGGGGCCTTTGGCACTCTCAACCAGCTGGGCATCGTCGTCGGGATTCTCGTGGCTCAG ATCTTTGGCCTGAAAGTTATCCTGGGGACAGAAGAGCTTTGGCCCCTGCTGTTGGGCTTCACCATCATTCCCGCGATCCTACAAAGCGCAGCCCTTCCCTTCTGCCCGGAGAGTCCTCGATTCTTGCTCATtaacagaaaggaagaggagaacgCCAAGGACA TCCTCCAGCGATTGTGGGGCACCCCGGATGTGACTCAGGACATCCAGGAGATGAAAGATGAGAGTGCTAGGATGGCACAAGAAAAGCAACCCACGGTGCTGGAGCTCTTCAGATCGCCCAGCTACCAGCAGCCCATTGTCATTTCCATCAtgctccagctctcccagcagcTCTCTGGAATCAACGCG GTGTTCTATTACTCAACAGGCATCTTCAAAGATGCGGGCGTCGAGGAGCCAATCTACGCCACCATTGGTGCGGGTGTGGTTAATACCATCTTCACCGTCGTTTCT CTGTTTCTGGtggaaagggcagggaggaggaccCTGCATATGATTGGCCTTGGAGGGATGGCTTTTTGTTCCATCCTCATGACCATCTCCTTGTTACTAAAG GATAACTATAATTGGATGAGTTTTGTCTGTATTGCTGCTATCTTGGTCTTCGTGGCCTTCTTTGAAATTGGCCCAGGCCCCATTCCCTGGTTTATTGTGGCCGAACTCTTCAGCCAGGGACCCCGCCCAGCTGCCATGGCAGTGGCTGGTTGTTCGAACTGGACCTCCAACTTTCTGGTGGGGCTACTCTTCCCTTCAGCTGCA TTCTATTTAGGAGCCTACGTTTTTATCATCTTTACCGGCTTCCTTGTTATCTTCCTGATCTTCACCTTCTTCAAAGTCCCTGAGACCCGTGGCAGGACTTTTGAGGAAATCACACGAGCCTTCGAAGGGCAGGCGAGGGAGGCTGTCAGAGGTGAGAAAGGCCCCATCGTGGAGATGAACAGCATCCAGCCCGTGAAGGAGACCGCCACCAGCGTCTAA
- the SLC2A3 gene encoding solute carrier family 2, facilitated glucose transporter member 3 isoform X2, translating into MESSKQDVTAPLIFAISIATIGSFQFGYNTGVINAPEMIIKDFLNNTLNNTHNNPRDEVLLTSLWSLAVAIFSVGGMIGSFSVGLFVNRFGRRNSMLIVNLLAVAGGCLMGFCKIAKSVEMLILGRLIIGLFCGLCTGFVPMYIGEISPTALRGAFGTLNQLGIVVGILVAQIFGLKVILGTEELWPLLLGFTIIPAILQSAALPFCPESPRFLLINRKEEENAKDILQRLWGTPDVTQDIQEMKDESARMAQEKQPTVLELFRSPSYQQPIVISIMLQLSQQLSGINAVFYYSTGIFKDAGVEEPIYATIGAGVVNTIFTVVSLFLVERAGRRTLHMIGLGGMAFCSILMTISLLLKDNYNWMSFVCIAAILVFVAFFEIGPGPIPWFIVAELFSQGPRPAAMAVAGCSNWTSNFLVGLLFPSAAFYLGAYVFIIFTGFLVIFLIFTFFKVPETRGRTFEEITRAFEGQAREAVRGEKGPIVEMNSIQPVKETATSV; encoded by the exons gtcaCGGCGCCGCTGATCTTTGCCATCTCCATCGCTACGATAGGCTCTTTCCAGTTTGGCTACAACACGGGAGTCATCAATGCTCCCGAGATG ATCATAAAGGACTTTCTCAACAACACCTTGAATAACACACACAACAACCCTCGCGATGAGGTGTTACTCACTTCCCTCTGGTCTTTGGCTGTGGCCATCTTCTCCGTCGGTGGTATGATTGGCTCCTTCTCCGTTGGACTCTTTGTCAACCGCTTTGGCAG GCGCAATTCGATGCTCATCGTCAACCTGTTGGCTGTCGCTGGTGGCTGCCTTATGGGGTTCTGCAAAATAGCCAAGTCGGTTGAAATGCTGATCCTGGGCCGATTGATTATCGGCCTCTTCTGCGGCCTCTGCACAGGTTTTGTGCCCATGTACATTGGCGAGATCTCGCCTACCGCCCTGCGGGGGGCCTTTGGCACTCTCAACCAGCTGGGCATCGTCGTCGGGATTCTCGTGGCTCAG ATCTTTGGCCTGAAAGTTATCCTGGGGACAGAAGAGCTTTGGCCCCTGCTGTTGGGCTTCACCATCATTCCCGCGATCCTACAAAGCGCAGCCCTTCCCTTCTGCCCGGAGAGTCCTCGATTCTTGCTCATtaacagaaaggaagaggagaacgCCAAGGACA TCCTCCAGCGATTGTGGGGCACCCCGGATGTGACTCAGGACATCCAGGAGATGAAAGATGAGAGTGCTAGGATGGCACAAGAAAAGCAACCCACGGTGCTGGAGCTCTTCAGATCGCCCAGCTACCAGCAGCCCATTGTCATTTCCATCAtgctccagctctcccagcagcTCTCTGGAATCAACGCG GTGTTCTATTACTCAACAGGCATCTTCAAAGATGCGGGCGTCGAGGAGCCAATCTACGCCACCATTGGTGCGGGTGTGGTTAATACCATCTTCACCGTCGTTTCT CTGTTTCTGGtggaaagggcagggaggaggaccCTGCATATGATTGGCCTTGGAGGGATGGCTTTTTGTTCCATCCTCATGACCATCTCCTTGTTACTAAAG GATAACTATAATTGGATGAGTTTTGTCTGTATTGCTGCTATCTTGGTCTTCGTGGCCTTCTTTGAAATTGGCCCAGGCCCCATTCCCTGGTTTATTGTGGCCGAACTCTTCAGCCAGGGACCCCGCCCAGCTGCCATGGCAGTGGCTGGTTGTTCGAACTGGACCTCCAACTTTCTGGTGGGGCTACTCTTCCCTTCAGCTGCA TTCTATTTAGGAGCCTACGTTTTTATCATCTTTACCGGCTTCCTTGTTATCTTCCTGATCTTCACCTTCTTCAAAGTCCCTGAGACCCGTGGCAGGACTTTTGAGGAAATCACACGAGCCTTCGAAGGGCAGGCGAGGGAGGCTGTCAGAGGTGAGAAAGGCCCCATCGTGGAGATGAACAGCATCCAGCCCGTGAAGGAGACCGCCACCAGCGTCTAA
- the SLC2A3 gene encoding solute carrier family 2, facilitated glucose transporter member 3 isoform X1 yields MGLAAEARAGQFDAEVTAPLIFAISIATIGSFQFGYNTGVINAPEMIIKDFLNNTLNNTHNNPRDEVLLTSLWSLAVAIFSVGGMIGSFSVGLFVNRFGRRNSMLIVNLLAVAGGCLMGFCKIAKSVEMLILGRLIIGLFCGLCTGFVPMYIGEISPTALRGAFGTLNQLGIVVGILVAQIFGLKVILGTEELWPLLLGFTIIPAILQSAALPFCPESPRFLLINRKEEENAKDILQRLWGTPDVTQDIQEMKDESARMAQEKQPTVLELFRSPSYQQPIVISIMLQLSQQLSGINAVFYYSTGIFKDAGVEEPIYATIGAGVVNTIFTVVSLFLVERAGRRTLHMIGLGGMAFCSILMTISLLLKDNYNWMSFVCIAAILVFVAFFEIGPGPIPWFIVAELFSQGPRPAAMAVAGCSNWTSNFLVGLLFPSAAFYLGAYVFIIFTGFLVIFLIFTFFKVPETRGRTFEEITRAFEGQAREAVRGEKGPIVEMNSIQPVKETATSV; encoded by the exons gtcaCGGCGCCGCTGATCTTTGCCATCTCCATCGCTACGATAGGCTCTTTCCAGTTTGGCTACAACACGGGAGTCATCAATGCTCCCGAGATG ATCATAAAGGACTTTCTCAACAACACCTTGAATAACACACACAACAACCCTCGCGATGAGGTGTTACTCACTTCCCTCTGGTCTTTGGCTGTGGCCATCTTCTCCGTCGGTGGTATGATTGGCTCCTTCTCCGTTGGACTCTTTGTCAACCGCTTTGGCAG GCGCAATTCGATGCTCATCGTCAACCTGTTGGCTGTCGCTGGTGGCTGCCTTATGGGGTTCTGCAAAATAGCCAAGTCGGTTGAAATGCTGATCCTGGGCCGATTGATTATCGGCCTCTTCTGCGGCCTCTGCACAGGTTTTGTGCCCATGTACATTGGCGAGATCTCGCCTACCGCCCTGCGGGGGGCCTTTGGCACTCTCAACCAGCTGGGCATCGTCGTCGGGATTCTCGTGGCTCAG ATCTTTGGCCTGAAAGTTATCCTGGGGACAGAAGAGCTTTGGCCCCTGCTGTTGGGCTTCACCATCATTCCCGCGATCCTACAAAGCGCAGCCCTTCCCTTCTGCCCGGAGAGTCCTCGATTCTTGCTCATtaacagaaaggaagaggagaacgCCAAGGACA TCCTCCAGCGATTGTGGGGCACCCCGGATGTGACTCAGGACATCCAGGAGATGAAAGATGAGAGTGCTAGGATGGCACAAGAAAAGCAACCCACGGTGCTGGAGCTCTTCAGATCGCCCAGCTACCAGCAGCCCATTGTCATTTCCATCAtgctccagctctcccagcagcTCTCTGGAATCAACGCG GTGTTCTATTACTCAACAGGCATCTTCAAAGATGCGGGCGTCGAGGAGCCAATCTACGCCACCATTGGTGCGGGTGTGGTTAATACCATCTTCACCGTCGTTTCT CTGTTTCTGGtggaaagggcagggaggaggaccCTGCATATGATTGGCCTTGGAGGGATGGCTTTTTGTTCCATCCTCATGACCATCTCCTTGTTACTAAAG GATAACTATAATTGGATGAGTTTTGTCTGTATTGCTGCTATCTTGGTCTTCGTGGCCTTCTTTGAAATTGGCCCAGGCCCCATTCCCTGGTTTATTGTGGCCGAACTCTTCAGCCAGGGACCCCGCCCAGCTGCCATGGCAGTGGCTGGTTGTTCGAACTGGACCTCCAACTTTCTGGTGGGGCTACTCTTCCCTTCAGCTGCA TTCTATTTAGGAGCCTACGTTTTTATCATCTTTACCGGCTTCCTTGTTATCTTCCTGATCTTCACCTTCTTCAAAGTCCCTGAGACCCGTGGCAGGACTTTTGAGGAAATCACACGAGCCTTCGAAGGGCAGGCGAGGGAGGCTGTCAGAGGTGAGAAAGGCCCCATCGTGGAGATGAACAGCATCCAGCCCGTGAAGGAGACCGCCACCAGCGTCTAA